One region of Wyeomyia smithii strain HCP4-BCI-WySm-NY-G18 chromosome 3, ASM2978416v1, whole genome shotgun sequence genomic DNA includes:
- the LOC129731143 gene encoding transmembrane protein 104 homolog, which yields MPTRNAQEEYPTWIGFVFIFNLIVGTGALTLPSAFSHAGWLLGSVLIVVLAFASYVTVTFVIETMACASAIQNWKRLQFIKRDRVVEHDEDSNVEMITEPLIATVDGDDQLTDASIEQTPLNIMYCRNQYYSLSSKIELGEMANLFFGRIGRFLFYFCLAVYLYGDLSIYAAAVSKSLRDVICSHNHSTNATDNDDITIRCWEDSVLSRFDIYRLCLVVFVGVLGPFVFFNVQKTKYLQLVTVLFRWLAFSVMISIAVHRLFVQKPDVPITPPKADINGIPYLIGTCIYSFMCHHSLPSLLTPISNKQRVKTLISMDYFLICAFYLSLALTGIFAFSDIKDLYTLNFVPNSDQDSTFLKAIEYFLALFPVFTLSTSFPIIAITLRSNLQTLFLDTNQLDSYNFFLRRVFFPLLAIVPSVVVCFFTESVISLVGFTGCYAGTGIQYVIPAFLVYHARRTCESMIGRGIVNEFRSPFKGNVWLLLILSWTAACLVLVSIDLIK from the exons ATGCCTACGAGAAACGCACAAGAAGAATATCCAACATGG ATCGGGTTTGTTTTTATCTTTAACCTAATCGTTGGAACGGGAGCGCTAACGCTTCCGTCGGCGTTCAGTCACGCAGGATGGCTTCTGGGGTCAGTTCTGATTGTAGTTTTGGCATTTGCAAGCTACGTAACCGTAACGTTCGTTATCGAAACGATGGCCTGCGCGAGTGCCATTCAGAACTGGAAACGGCTACAGTTCATCAAGCGGGATCGTGTCGTTGAACACGACGAGGACAGCAACGTGGAGATGATCACTGAACCACTAATAGCGACCGTCGATGGGGACGATCAGCTGACGGATGCCAGCATCGAGCAGACTCCGCTGAATATTATGTACTGCCGAAATCAATACTATAGCCTCTCGTCCAAGATTGAACTGGGTGAGATGGCCAACTTGTTTTTTGGGAGGATTGGACGGTTTTTGTTCTACTTTTGCTTGGCGGTTTATCTGTACGGGGATTTGAGCATCTATGCAGCTGCTGTTTCGAAAAGTTTAAGGGACGTGATCTG TTCACACAATCACTCGACGAATGCGACAGATAATGACGACATTACAATACGATGCTGGGAAGATAGTGTACTGTCTCGATTCGATATCTACCGGCTTTGCTTGGTTGTTTTCGTTGGTGTTTTAGGACCTTTCGTGTTtttcaatgttcagaaaacaaaatatctTCAGCTGGTTACTGTTCTATTTCGGTGGCTTGCATTTTCCGTAATGATCAGCATTGCTGTTCATCGATTATTTGTGCAAAAGCCCGATGTTCCAATCACACCACCAAAAGCCGATATCAACGGGATTCCCTATCTAATAGGCACCTGTATCTATTCCTTTATGTGCCACCATTCACTGCCCAGTCTGCTGACTCCAATCTCCAACAAACAACGTGTCAAAACGCTGATCTCAATGGATTATTTTTTGATTTGTGCGTTTTATTTATCACTAGCTTTGACGGGAATTTTCGCCTTCAGTGACATCAAGGATTTGTATACACTGAACTTTGTCCCAAATTCGGACCAGGACAGCACCTTCCTGAAAGCCATCGAATACTTTCTGGCACTGTTCCCCGTGTTTACTCTGTCCACAAGCTTCCCGATTATTGCCATCACTTTGCGCAGCAACCTGCAGACGCTGTTTCTGGATACGAATCAGTTGGATTCGTACAACTTCTTCCTGCGACGAGTTTTCTTTCCTCTGCTTGCAATCGTGCCGTCGGTTGTGGTGTGCTTCTTCACCGAGAGTGTCATCTCGCTTGTTGGCTTCACCGGATGctatgccggaacgggcattcAGTACGTGATACCGGCGTTTTTGGTTTACCATGCGCGACGAACCTGCGAAAGTATGATAGGCCGGGGTATCGTTAACGAATTCCGAAGCCCATTCAAGGGTAACGTCTGGCTGTTGTTGATCCTTAGCTGGACCGCTGCCTGTTTAGTGCTGGTTTCGATTGATCTCATAAAGTAG
- the LOC129729165 gene encoding uncharacterized protein LOC129729165, which translates to MFEAAARLQTQNQEMVKWIGCLREKRQKLTDKIALQMQERKTLEKEIERLRKQLVVLDQQLETNRQELHEQESKLGEAESGYNKIVDTMSVLLMSVQADAKSEQKKEH; encoded by the coding sequence ATGTTCGAGGCGGCTGCACGATTGCAAACCCAAAACCAGGAAATGGTAAAATGGATCGGTTGTCTGCGCGAGAAGCGCCAGAAGCTGACGGACAAGATAGCGCTTCAAATGCAGGAACGAAAAACGCTGGAGAAAGAAATAGAGCGGCTCCGAAAGCAGCTAGTCGTCCTCGATCAGCAGCTGGAAACTAACCGACAGGAACTACACGAACAGGAAAGTAAACTAGGCGAAGCCGAGAGCGGATACAACAAAATAGTggacacgatgtccgttttgctGATGTCAGTGCAAGCCGATGCTAAAAGTGAGCAGAAGAAAGAACACTGA
- the LOC129731142 gene encoding general transcription and DNA repair factor IIH helicase subunit XPD, producing the protein MRISVDGLLVYFPYEYIYPEQYAYMLELKRTFDAKGHCLLEMPSGTGKTTTLLSLIVAYIMEYPHIVRKLIYCSRTVPEIEKVIAELKHLMNYYEKQTGEMPNITGLVLSSRKNMCIHSEVSRERDGKIVDAKCYGLTASYVRDRAASDDSVSVCQYFEGFQAEGKETTLPPGIYSIDDLKDFGRQRNWCPYFMSRFAINQAQVVVYSYHYLLDPKIAEVVSKELARESVVVCDEAHNIDNVCVDSMSVKINRRLIEKSTTGVHTLEKYVAEIKDDDRHRLNEEYLRLVQGLKDASYARETDMVLANPVLPSEILKEVVPGNIRNADHFLSFLKRFIEYIKSRLRVQHVVQESPAGFLKDIQQKVCIERKPLRFCAERLSSLLRTLEITDLTEFGALTVITSFATLVSSYTKGFTIIIEPFDDKTPTVSNPILHLSCMDSSIAMKPIFQRFQSVVITSGTLSPMDMYPKILDFEPVVMSSFTMTLARPCLLPMIVSRGNDQVAISSKFETREDTAVTRNYGQLLVETAKTVPDGIVCFFTSYLYLESVVASWYDQGIIDTLLRYKLLFIETQDSAETSYALMNYVKACECGRGAVLLAVARGRVSEGVDFDHHLGRAVLMFGIPYVYTQSRILKARLDYLRDQFQIRENDFLTFDALRHAAQCVGRAIRGKTDYGIMIFADKRFSRQDKRGKLPKWIQEHLTDNYCNLSTEEAMQLAKRWLRQMAQPFTREDQLGVSLLTLEQLQSTEKEKLEKQAQGKK; encoded by the exons ATGAg GATCAGCGTGGATGGTTTGCTGGTGTACTTCCCGTACGAGTACATCTACCCGGAGCAGTATGCGTACATGTTGGAGCTGAAGCGGACTTTCGATGCCAAAGGCCACTGTCTGCTGGAGATGCCTTCGGGGACCGGTAAGACCACTACGCTGCTATCGCTAATCGTGGCCTACATCATGGAATATCCACATATCGTGCGAAAGTTGATTTACTGCTCGCGTACCGTGCCGGAGATTGAGAAGGTCATCGCCGAGTTGAAACACCTGATGAACTATTACGAAAAGCAAACGGGAGAGATGCCCAACATTACGGGGTTGGTGTTAAGTTCACGGAAAAACATGTGTATCCATTCGGAGGTCAGCCGCGAGCGGGACGGTAAGATCGTCGACGCCAAATGCTACGGCCTGACGGCTAGCTATGTGCGGGACAGGGCCGCCTCGGACGACTCGGTGAGTGTGTGCCAGTACTTTGAGGGCTTCCAGGCGGAAGGGAAGGAGACGACTTTACCCCCGGGTATTTATTCAATCGATGACCTCAAGGATTTTGGTCGGCAGCGCAACTGGTGTCCGTATTTTATGTCTCGCTTCGCG ATCAATCAAGCTCAGGTAGTTGTCTACAGTTATCATTACCTGTTGGATCCCAAGATTGCTGAAGTTGTTTCGAAGGAGCTTGCGAGAGAATCGGTCGTGGTGTGTGATGAAGCTCATAATATCG ACAACGTATGCGTAGATTCTATGAGTGTAAAAATAAATCGACGTTTGATCGAGAAAAGTACCACAGGTGTTCACACGTTGGAGAAATACGTTGCAGA AATAAAGGATGATGATCGGCATCGGCTGAATGAGGAATATCTACGCTTAGTTCAAGGTTTAAAAGATGCTTCGTATGCACGGGAAACGGATATGGTGTTAGCTAATCCGGTCTTACCATCGGAGATACTGAAAGAGGTAGTGCCGGGAAATATCCGAAATGCGGATCATTTTCTGAGCTTTCTGAAGCGTTTCATTGAATACATCAAATCTCGGCTCCGAGTGCAACATGTCGTGCAGGAGAGTCCCGCTGGCTTTCTAAAAGATATCCAGCAGAAGGTTTGCATCGAACGAAAACCACTGCGCTTTTGCGCCGAACGTCTTTCGTCGTTGCTGCGAACACTCGAAATCACCGATCTGACCGAATTCGGAGCGCTGACCGTTATAACGTCGTTCGCAACACTGGTGTCGTCTTACACGAAGGGTTTTACGATTATCATCGAACCGTTCGACGACAAAACGCCAACGGTTTCGAATCCCATTCTGCATTTAAGCTGTATGGACTCATCGATTGCGATGAAACCGATTTTCCAACGTTTTCAGAGTGTGGTTATTACATCCGGTACACTTTCACCAATGGATATGTATCcgaaaattttggattttgaaCCGGTGGTTATGAGTTCCTTTACGATGACACTGGCCAGACCGTGTTTACTACCGATG ATCGTGTCGCGTGGCAATGATCAGGTGGCCATTTCATCAAAATTCGAAACACGCGAAGATACAGCCGTCACCCGCAACTATGGGCAGTTGTTGGTGGAGACAGCTAAAACCGTTCCGGATGGCATCGTGTGCTTTTTCACGTCCTATCTCTATCTGGAGTCGGTGGTTGCTTCCTGGTACGATCAGGGTATTATCGACACTCTGCTGCGGTACAAGTTACTCTTTATAGAGACGCAAGACAGCGCAGAAACGTCGTACGCACTGATGAACTACGTTAAGGCATGCGAATGTGGTCGAGGTGCGGTGCTGCTCGCGGTAGCGCGCGGGCGCGTTTCCGAGGGTGTAGATTTTGATCATCACCTGGGTAGAGCAGTGTTGATGTTCGGTATTCCGTACGTTTACACCCAGTCCCGGATACTGAAGGCACGATTAGACTACTTGCGTGATCAGTTCCAGATAAGGGAGAACGATTTCCTCACCTTCGATGCGCTACGGCATGCGGCCCAGTGTGTTGGCCGTGCCATCCG TGGTAAAACCGATTACGGTATTATGATTTTCGCGGACAAACGTTTCTCCCGACAGGACAAGCGAGGTAAATTGCCCAAATGGATCCAGGAGCATCTAACGGATAACTACTGTAATCTGAGCACCGAGGAAGCAATGCAG TTGGCAAAGCGGTGGCTCCGTCAAATGGCACAACCCTTCACCCGGGAAGACCAGTTGGGTGTTTCACTGCTTACGCTGGAGCAGCTGCAGTCTACCGAGAAGGAAAAACTGGAAAAACAGGCTCAGGGCAAGAAGTAA